The genomic interval aattattgcataaaatacaatttaatataatattatataatacaaTGCGGTGTAATACCGATATCAAACcaaccttttatttttttgaaacaaatttaattcaagatttATACAATCTATTAGAAATGGTCTAATACTACACTAATATATCACTTTATAATtggttaattattatttttattatttattagctTGTACACAAAACCatataaggttttttttttctcaaaacaataataataaaaaataataaagcatACTACCTTCGAGACTCCTCCTCGCCTATTCCAGACTCAACTAGATTTTCCTTCATTTTATACACCAAAAGCACGAACGATCTAGAAATTAAATCAAACACACCACCCATATCTATATATAACCCCCCTGATCCCTATACATCACTCCATCAACATACCAACAATCAACAAATCTCAAAGCAACAATTTTTACTCATCCATATATACAATACAACCTCTCTCTATAGTTGCCTCGGTTTCCTACAAGCCAAACAAACACCCCAATCAACACTAACTAAAATGGCCAAACCAATAATGAAACTCCCCATTGCACTTCTGATTCTCCTAATCATCACAGTCCAATCCACTACTGCCCTAGTTCCCTACACGGGAGGATCGCTTTGGGACGTGATGCTGAACAACATTCCCTCCGATGACCCTTTCAGAATCCTCGAACACACGCCCTTTCCTGTTCCGACTAAAGCCTCAGAGCCCTTGGCCTTGGCACGTGCGGACTGGAAGGAGACAGCGTCCGAGCACGTGATCGCGGTGGACGTTCCGGGGATGAAGAAGGAGGAGGTGAAGATCGAGGTGGAGGAGAACAGAGTGCTGAGAGTGAGCGGAGAGATGAAGGCTGAGGAGGAACGAGAGGGCGACAAGTGGCACCGTTCCGAGAGGATCAGTGGAAAGTTCTGGAGACGCTTCCGGTTGCCGGAGAATGCAGATTTGGATGCGATCAAGGCTAAGCTTGAGAATGGTGTTTTGAAAATTACAGTGCCCAAACTGGCCGAGGAGAAGAAGAAACAGCCCAAGGTTATTGATATTTCTGAACACAAGGCTGAATTGTGAGAGCAATATTGGAGTCTTACAAGACTAATAAAGTTGGTGTGGCTTCTCTTCTGAATAATATGACTGACTTGGCTTTACATATTAATATGTACTTGCCAATTTcacttttatataaatatatatgtatgagtattaAACTAGGcttattatatatgttatgtgtaataatatttttgtactAGTTTTAATAAATAAGCGTGTGTTTTTTCATGGTAATGTGATGTGGGTTTATTACTTGGtagaattaatttataatattacaaaaattaatttttccatCGATATTTTGCCAAGATGAActgaa from Cannabis sativa cultivar Pink pepper isolate KNU-18-1 chromosome 4, ASM2916894v1, whole genome shotgun sequence carries:
- the LOC115712088 gene encoding 22.0 kDa class IV heat shock protein-like — encoded protein: MAKPIMKLPIALLILLIITVQSTTALVPYTGGSLWDVMLNNIPSDDPFRILEHTPFPVPTKASEPLALARADWKETASEHVIAVDVPGMKKEEVKIEVEENRVLRVSGEMKAEEEREGDKWHRSERISGKFWRRFRLPENADLDAIKAKLENGVLKITVPKLAEEKKKQPKVIDISEHKAEL